The genomic region AAACGGAATGTCATTTTTTTACGGaacgatattttttactgtatacAGAATACTGTGCCATGTGTGAAGTCGCTTATACAACTACATACGCCATCGACGAAAAAAACGTACACGATTAAACGGAACAGTAAAACGGAGACATGTGTGAACCGGCCGTTACGGACGAAATTGGTATTATCCTGTAATCACGAAcctgttatttgtcaaaaattatatgcatttttttaacaaataacaatgttgctaagtaactcaTCGACAAATTAACAAGTCTTCATAAATCTGCGTAGGTAAACATCTGCTATCGTTACTGCGCTAAAATCATAGGGTTTTATGTCATCAGAAAGACGGTTCAAAGGGCTGCGATGTTTATGACGTATGCCAGCCCACCCATGCCAGTCAAGTAAGATGTTCCAAGCGGAAATTATGACTTACTTAACTGTCGTTGGTCTAGTTAGTACTGTAGTTATTACCATATGGATGACAAGGTCCCGGAGTCGATTCAACCATCAAAGAATGGATAGGCATTGggtttttctgtcaagaaattctcagtactTACTAGCCCGTAGTTTTGAAGTTGGTGGTGTTTCACTCCTATGCCTCGAAGATcacgtaaagccgtcggtcCAGCACCTGATCTCtttccggtcgtgtcggattgccgTCCCATCAAATTACGAGAGTGAGGTAGCACAGGGGCCAAATCTTTATACCTCTGTTAATCGTTTGTACCTGTTATATGCTAACCGCACTTTGgatgcgttttcgtacgaattCGAATCGTGCGAACACGtagatagtaggtacgtaccaagtttgtttgttgtttgttccACAACAAACACAAACGTTTTTGCTGCTCAATGTCactaaattataaacaaaaaaaaactgacttccaaaaccactacaaagtaaaaaatagctTTTGTTTTGACACTGATTGAGTAAGAAAGttaagatccgtatccgtatccgcggatctacatttttaatgatccgGCACATCACTAGTTCGTATGTATCCACACGAGTCAAATTGGTCCGAAAACGCATCCAAAGTGCGGTTAgcttaaagttaaattaaaaccattCAGTATTTTGCcaagtatttaataaataaacacgTTTACAGTTTACGCTGCTGAAGCTATACAAGGGACCGGCCTTAGCACTCTGTGTGATTGCCAGCAAGCAGATCTATAAACTTAAATACtagataggtacaatataactattgaaaaataaaataataaacaaaagtcaacaaaatatacaaacaataaacaacaaTCTCAATATCTCACTCGTAACTTTTTGAATTACATAATTTTTGCGAGGATTTTGCCCATAGAATTTAGAATACGCATAGAAGTAGCTAAGGGAGCATGATCGCCGCGGATGTCTAGTGAAACATCAGAACGGGTATTGTAAATCACGTAACTAgctatatatacaaaatatttatgttGCTTTATCAGTGAAGCTATATTTGTCAAACTCCGTGGCGCCAACTGAGGTTTACAGCTAAAAATCAGCGGATGTAGAGCTCTTGTGTTTGTGCAAAGGCATACAGCATTGTACTGAGCTGGGATCTTTCTTCTGGTTGTGCTACAGAGCCTAGAGATGACATTGGTTATTGCGGCGCTTTTTCTGCTAAGCTTAAATACCCAAGTAGTGGGGGCGCCACGGGATGACCTATCTGTATGTAAAGCTGGTTAGGTACGAGTATGTATGgcaaaatttctaaataaacgTTTTCTTCTTTGTGTGTTAGAAGTAATTGGTGCTTTCGAATTATTTCTGTATATTGTTAAAAATCGGACACACCCGGTAAGTAAGATAGCAGATATCATTTCTATTAACTGGTGGTTCAGCCAAATAAATATAACTGCCTGCTGCCTTTTCACTAGAAACGTGCGAGGAAGAGTAACGAGAGATGGTTATTTCCATAACTTAACTCAATAAAAACTTTTGCACTACACAAAGGTGGCTTAGTAAAATAAAGGTATTTTTATGTCACAGTTTTTATAAAGTAGTTTCTTTCATACTTTCGTAGAAAGTACTTTGCCAGAAAATAAATACTTTGGCTTCACAATATTAAATGGTGCCAAATATTTTAATAGCTTGACATACACAACAGATTAATTTTCGACGTAGTTATCATATGCATATACTTAACTACTTATCTTCAGTATTTTCACTTTAATGAAAAACTACCCTACGTTTTTCAATAGGCTAAATCCtcggtaaataataatttcaaaaataatttactaactaAAAATAACGAGTGTGTATTATTAGAGagtaatcaattaaaaaaaacgtaaattaatgtgactaaaaaattaaaaatacataaatgcATCACATACAATGCATATAACAAACCATAAAGTCTTGCGCTCATTGAGACGGCTCGCATCAATCGCAACGCAAACACCTGCAATATTTTCTATGTAACATAATTGAATTATAAATGAGGAATGTTTGATAGCGAAACTTTTATCTTTCCCAGTAAGATTGCTACTATAAAGCTCAGATaaccaatataaaaaaaaaactttgaattCATTGGGTAGAGAATTTAACAAAGTTTTTCGTAATGTCAAGGCAcagcctttttatttttttattatatcaaCACTGTTATAATGCTAATAGGAAGAAAAACGAAAAAAGGTTGTGCCTTGAGACGTAGTaagtatctagattctagagtaCAGTATTAAAAGGATATCGACTGTCACATTAAAGTACTCAGTACCTACGATTTGTACCTAATTcgattgtacacaatctcatgTCTAATTTATTAAagcagtgtggctaattccgttgtacacaatctctaaactaaactaaaatgacacgtctaaatctattgctatcccttttataatgtcgcttgcggaaaaggatagcactagatttagacctgttaatcgGCCCCAGTGTAGGTAGTTCACGTTACTTACAGAAAGTGCTAGTGCAACTACTGCAACTTAACTTATCAATTTAGTTAAGACATTATATTTATTGAACTGAATACAATCACCAAAAATCGAAATAATTACCTAGCTAAAGAGATAATATGGAATGTAAAATTATCACAAACTTTCAGTTCTAAATATTGATTCAAAAGCTCTTATAAaagtgtatttaaataaaaattctttctttctatcTTCTCttgatttataaatttatttctattttaaaataagaaaataaacaaaGAAATTGCGTTGCGAGCGTTGCGTTGCAATGCGACCGTGGCGTTAGTCTGGACCTGGCTTTAAGCTTATTTGAAACTgggggatataaattatattatagtccggttaATATTGGCGGTTatgataatttatatcccgtagtgtgaaataaactTTAGTGAATATTGTGCTTGATTTAGACGTAACACAAACACGGGtgacaattaattatttattattattaccaatAGAATACACCCTATAAGTCGCACCAAACTTTACGGCCGGCCAGAACTTCGCATACATTACCGGGCAAAAAATTTATTCTACACACATATGCGGTCTAACTTCTTTATCAACTATCGAGGTATTCCTGACTCTCAGGGTGCTCAGGGTGCTTCATCATCGCTTAAGTAGACAGGCACTCTTACAACCCGAGTAGTTTCTATATAAGAGTTAATAAGCAACCCCAGGCAAGTGTTTGTTAGACGAGAATCTTAGAAGCTGAAGTTTTCTCATTATCTTTTTAAGTTTTACGTCAGCTGCACCTAAATTGTAAAGGTAATTGTAATTTGCTTTTATTGAATCATTTTTGACCTTATAAACTCCAGTCAAGTGAACCATAATAGctatatagtccatacaaaatgactcctcacgcgccattttaactcgtCAACtatcacgtcaaaagtacggttcacatttaaaataaggactaaaatcgtacttttgacatgaagacacaaaaagtaaaatggcgcgtgaggagtttttAAGCGTCATAAGTACTGCGAACTAGACGAGTCATTCCGAGCAACTGCGGGCTCTCAAGAGCGTACAACTTCAAAGTCATTTTTGCTAACAAGTTTCAACTTGATATGCATCCAatgtcatactaatttttacATCTATATTGATAAACACAATTTTTGTTAACAATAGCCCTTCTACAGGCACTATTTAGTTCAATGCTTGACtattttgttaatataatatgaataaactacttacctagttattagaatgacatttaaTGCAAAATGTTATTATCGCATTGGAGGGCCGTGGCTTGGAAAGGCCATCAAGTTTGGTGCGTGTTATACATTTTTGttaacctacctatttcaaaaaaaatatactcCCATTCAGTTGTATAAGACAGTTTACACAGACACCTATTTAACActattatagtaaaatattttaaggcAGTACGCGCCAAGAAGATTGAATCTTGATACCTTGGgatacgatagtagaaaggtgaaggaggaaccagatcaaaaagttcttgggcacactctTTGAAATATATCCTGCTTAAACATTTCATTGTAAAACTCACCTCATTAAGATAATGTTAAAGTATAAATCTCATAATTAATGATAAATATAAACCCAATCGTGGTTGAGTGGATATTTTCGCGTATACTCCACAGTTGTCAACTTTAATGACGCGTACTGAAGATGTTTTTAATGTCGTGAAAGCGAAAGCATAGCGTATTTCGTGACTATCTACTTTTAGCTACTTTTCAACATGTTTGTTTAACAATCGACGGAATCAGTGTATCAGTGATGAAAATGTCATCAGCTAAGAGGTTAATTGTGTTGTTAAGCCGCTTTTGTACACGAATATAATTACGTAGGACCCTGTTCAAACGTGTGTTTGTTCCATCATTCATTTTTACgtttacttaaaataaataaatatatgattattattatctttgtaATGAGTTTATTTAGATAATGGTATCAATTTGGGTGTAAGCTGAAGGGCATTCAAATTACTCAATTTGAACTAcgaaacattttacaataatttcatttaaaagaagcaacagtaaaaaatattattacaacacgcaacataattaagtatacctacgtaaaaacaaaagaaaacaatTTGATTGTAATACTAGGTGCAAACTGCAAAGGCAGTCTTATCACTTAAGTGATATTTTGAAGGCAAACCGGAGCGTATGAAGCTAAAAATAGTAATACAGAATTGAAATGACGATTAAGGTATCAGTATATTAGCTCTTTTATATGCTAAAGTAAAAATTCACACTGAGAACCGGATCCTAAGTAACTTCCATAAAAATATTGAATGCCAATAGATATCTTAACATCAAGTACATCAGTGCTAGATAAATTTGTACATACGTGAATTTTATCGataattttacatttatcaCATATAATAATAGAAACTTCTATGCATATTTGTCCAATTTAATACTTAATTGTGTGAAACTATTCTATACGCTTTCATTTTTAATGGCAGCCTTATCATGAACAATACACAAATAATTACATTACACAATGACTTAGCAGAGACGATTACTTCAAGATACGTAAATACCTACAtggtttttgttaattttagaaaatattattttttgcggAAATTCATGGAATCTGTTACAGCCCTGTAAAACTTTGGTTCATAAGGCAAGCGATGGATAAATATATAGGAACGATAACAGTATATACCTTGGTCAGGGAGTCGAGCCAACATAATATCGTGATTAGCCAGTTGTTATAAACGTTCCCTTAAATTTTAAGGATGCGTTTATATTGTTCACTACAAAACACCGGAAAGATTGCTAGCTTATGTTCGTGCTTTCATCACTAGGTATAACTAGGTGTAACTTGGCTATTAACGTCCAATCGCCGCTCGGTAGTCGcagaaaacaaaattaagagACGTTTATTCGAGAATATACTGATACGCGCGTAGAGGCAACGTGGCATCGTTTCCGTAACCAGGCATACCGATGCCGCACCGAATATCGTGAAACGagctaaaattacaaaataatatgatgtgTTATTCCCATACGTCTTACCATATTTAACATTTAAAACAGTCAATAAGCAATACATATCGGAGTCGTATATTATGTTACCACTACACTAGACGTAAGACTAGACAAACAGACGTCGAACATTTTCAAGATCTCCAAATCTTATCGCTAATGATTTCGAACACGTCAAAGATAACTAAATtgccaaaataattattaaaacttttaattgaatacctaatttaacataattaaatgttatttaagctcatttttgtattttattgcaTATAAAGTATTACACTTATTGAAAAAGAAGtaggaataggtaggtaggtagggtaggtTGCATAATATTCAGATACGATTTTCTTTGTAAGTGACAAAAGCTCAATAAATTGTAGGGctacaattaatattattatataattattataggcgCAATGTCTGCATTACGGATGCCTTTTAGAAAAATATAATGAAATCTTGTAACGCTTTCGATAGACGTCACGTCTAAACGGCTACCAATTTTGATACACACATCCAATTATCTAAATTACACTAAAACAAACAGCACTAGTTTTCTTCCacttaaaatatgtttaaaaaaacaaaaacaattagcctctataaacatatacattatacatacctactaataaggAATGCAATCGTCATTACCTACAATGGAATTATACATCAGTCTCAGTTTTGCTGCTTGTGCGCCGACTCCTACTGCCCGAACCCGAATTTACCCAATGGGGCCCgcttaataaaaatttcttcACATTATATTCCATTCTCGCCAAATCTTCCGGAGAAATCTCCTTTTGACCTTTATTTTTCAAAGCATCGCGCAATTCTTTGCGAACGTCAATGTCTGCGATACCACTGCGACGGTAAACATTTGAATTATCGTTGATCTCTGTCACTGTTTCGTCTCCACATTCAACCGGAAATATCGTCTCCTTTACGATGTTATTTACTACTTTTGGGTTCAAATCACTCTGTTTCATTGCTTTATCCTGGTTCATATTTTGACCTGTCACGATGTTATTAGGCCAATTATTACGAGGCTCCTTGGTGTACATCTTGGAATATTTGCTGACGGGATGTGGCATATTCAGCGCCAGTTCGTTCAATGTCTCAGTGAGTctgtttattttactatctCTCCTCATAGCGCGAGTCGTAAAGGAGCACTCATCTTCTAAGGGATCATTCAAATTGTTTTGTTGCTCCAGATTCTTTTCAACCCATTCAGCAACTCTGAGGAGTTGCTGCTTTTGCAAAAGAGCTGCACTGTCATCACTCGAAAGTGAACTAGTACTTTGTTCATTCGTAAACACTTTTTTGCTTTCATTAACTTTTAAATGGGTTTGAGTCAGATTAGGATAAACATTGACTATGTTTGGCAAAGTTGGCTTAACGACTTCTGCTCTTTTGTTTTGGTCTTCTTCTGCTCCGACGGGAGGAAAGtcttttgaaattttagtacTTTCAATGGAATGGAGTTGCGACATATCAATTTTCTTGATCGGCCTCTTATATTCATTGGCTTTGTCTTGCTCGTAGCGATCgaaattaaagatttttatcTCTTGGTTTTCATTGGGCGACGCGACATCTACTTTCTTGGAAATGTCGATAGTGAGATCAGTGTTGTTCTGTGTATTGTTTGAATCAAGATTAAAGTCATTTAACAAATTATCTATTTCTGCCGCATTATGCTGGCTTCCGAGCtgagaattattattatactcagAATTGTTGGAAAAGTTGTGAGTCTTTAAAGGTTGCAATGGTGATGATGAAACATTTAACAAAACTGGATTAATCGGATTACTTTTTACGGACATACTCGCTTCTTTATTGTTATTATCGACATGTACATCTATCAGAGTACTTTCCACCACCACGTTGTCATGTTTAATAATATCACTTTTGGCGTCATCATTGTTTTTATCTAAATCTATGAAATTGTCTAAGCAATCGTTGAGGtccttaaaaattgaattttcgtTACATTTGCTCTGACGGCGATATAAGACGGGTGGAACGTCTGGCTCTGCGTTATCTAGCAGTATATTCTTAGAACCCGCCTGCATACGTAAGTGACAAAATCGAGGCCCTGGGCCTACTTGTGTATTGGATTTATGTGTGCTCACGGTGGATTTCGCTATAGACGATGTCCGACTGGCAGCGCCCATTGAACTATGAGAATTTTTCCTCTCGTTTACATCCTCAACTTGGAGAACAGGAGTTTTTggttttatttctttataattCGGTACATCTCTAAGCATATCATTCCCTACGCTGTGAATACTGCTTTTCTTACTAGATATAGAGGTTTTTGTGCGATCACAAAGCTTGTGATGAACTGATGGCTCCATATTTACGCTATTCTTGCGCAACTTGAAGTCATCCTCTACATTAAGCAAAACTTCTCGTTGGACAtctttatttagtttcaatttaTCTTCACTTTTGATCATATCATTAATAACATTATTGGGTTTAGTATTCTCAACTATATGCTCTCGGGTCTCTTCCTGCTCAGAAAGACTATTTTGTGGCATAATGTACAGAGCGCTATGCGAAATTCTGTCGTTAACAAGCCTTATTCCAGGCGGTGAATGGCTTCGGACACTCAAACCTGAATGCATTGATTTTATTTCAGCATTGCAGTTCAAGCATAGATTGTTTTTAATTTCTCCACTCAAGACAGTCTGTGTAGATACTGTATAATAACTCTCGTTATAGCAGAATGGTTTGTTTTGAGATTTAGAACAGGAGCATGTGTCACAGTGCTTTGTAACAGAATCCTGGATGCTGTCTTCGAGAATTTTGGACATGAGTGATGCAGAAATATTGAATTCATACTCACTTGCGTCAAAAGTGTCAATGTCATTGCCGTTTTTAGATTGTGTAGAACCAGCAGACTTGGCAGTCTTGGACATGACATATTGTGATACTCTTGCTTGAGTATCAATAGGGAGCtagaatgaaaaaataatattaagtaggtattttcatttATGTGGAACGCaaccaaaaaaataaagaattactTAGTTGttaatataagtacttacattaTCTAGTTTCTGAGACACAAAATTATCAGGCTTGCATTGCAATAATTGGATGGCTAAGTTCATGTCATTTTTATATCTCTCCTGCAACAAACAAAACAGCAAATctttaacaaaaattaaaattgtaacatagaaaattactttaaaatatttaatgatcCATACATTTTCTTTCTGTAGCATACTGTAGTTGTGTTTTGATTCTGCTAATCTCACAGATATAGTAGCGATATCTTTGGTCAATTGGCTCTTCTCACTTTTCATCTTATCCACCATTTGAAGCAACTTTTCTTCAAGAAATTGATTCAATTTCTGTACCTTTTTGTGTGAATCATATAATCTGAAAATGAGTTGTATATTCTGAGTATTATAGACTTCAACTGCAAGtatatatcactacccatattataaacgagaaagtgtgtttgctgaTTGTCCTTCAATTGCCCCAACGCacgagcaacgaatcgacgtgttttttgcatggaaatAGTTATAACCTAGTGTGACATTGTGTGAGTGATAACCTCAGTAATAACCTCAAGCTAGAGTGAGTTTAATCCCATAAAATCaacgggattttcgaaaaccaaTAACCACACGtaagaagtcacgggcatcagctagtgtactgtatttaaacaacaaatactgaaaacaaggattgataaaatagtttgtaAGCTGTGCGACTAAAGCAAACAAACAATTTTTGGGTTTTTCTATCACGGTTTAATGTTCAAGCTTggaaaagaaatatttcatacaCCCAAATTATGATTTTATAACCATTATATTCGGAACTCTAAAAGAGCCAAGctcgactcacacttgaccggtttttttactatACTGATACAAAAATTAAGTCGACCTGTTGTTGCGTGGCGTGATTAAAGGgcaacccaacaaacaaacacacttttgcatttataatatgggtagtaattttaaattatgtacaGAGATACACTATTTATAGTGTAGAAACGATATTTATCTCAAGGCTCACGGCACGGCGCAAACAGGAACAAACAGGAAAACAGTTAGGGCACAATCtcgttaaaataatatataaatcaatTTTTACTGAACATGTTGTATACCTAGTAAAATTGCGTTTGTATGAGTACTGTGAATGTGCCAGGATCCGGTAATCCATCTATACTTtcttaatctatactaatattataaacgcgaaagatTTATCATTCCTGTTTGtaaccgtccgctgcgccagatccttctttccacgcacgtgcaatctctggaaccaactcccatcggcggtgttcccactagattacaacatgaggttattcaaggggcggaccaacaaatt from Maniola hyperantus chromosome 16, iAphHyp1.2, whole genome shotgun sequence harbors:
- the LOC117989501 gene encoding repetitive organellar protein isoform X2 codes for the protein MDEKIKNSPCKECSDGAEAQLHKEVEHLRQHLAERDVHFVALEAEFFKCTSRANDLEDQVSTWREKHERLYDSHKKVQKLNQFLEEKLLQMVDKMKSEKSQLTKDIATISVRLAESKHNYSMLQKENERYKNDMNLAIQLLQCKPDNFVSQKLDNLPIDTQARVSQYVMSKTAKSAGSTQSKNGNDIDTFDASEYEFNISASLMSKILEDSIQDSVTKHCDTCSCSKSQNKPFCYNESYYTVSTQTVLSGEIKNNLCLNCNAEIKSMHSGLSVRSHSPPGIRLVNDRISHSALYIMPQNSLSEQEETREHIVENTKPNNVINDMIKSEDKLKLNKDVQREVLLNVEDDFKLRKNSVNMEPSVHHKLCDRTKTSISSKKSSIHSVGNDMLRDVPNYKEIKPKTPVLQVEDVNERKNSHSSMGAASRTSSIAKSTVSTHKSNTQVGPGPRFCHLRMQAGSKNILLDNAEPDVPPVLYRRQSKCNENSIFKDLNDCLDNFIDLDKNNDDAKSDIIKHDNVVVESTLIDVHVDNNNKEASMSVKSNPINPVLLNVSSSPLQPLKTHNFSNNSEYNNNSQLGSQHNAAEIDNLLNDFNLDSNNTQNNTDLTIDISKKVDVASPNENQEIKIFNFDRYEQDKANEYKRPIKKIDMSQLHSIESTKISKDFPPVGAEEDQNKRAEVVKPTLPNIVNVYPNLTQTHLKVNESKKVFTNEQSTSSLSSDDSAALLQKQQLLRVAEWVEKNLEQQNNLNDPLEDECSFTTRAMRRDSKINRLTETLNELALNMPHPVSKYSKMYTKEPRNNWPNNIVTGQNMNQDKAMKQSDLNPKVVNNIVKETIFPVECGDETVTEINDNSNVYRRSGIADIDVRKELRDALKNKGQKEISPEDLARMEYNVKKFLLSGPHWVNSGSGSRSRRTSSKTETDV
- the LOC117989501 gene encoding repetitive organellar protein isoform X1, with amino-acid sequence MMDEKIKNSPCKECSDGAEAQLHKEVEHLRQHLAERDVHFVALEAEFFKCTSRANDLEDQVSTWREKHERLYDSHKKVQKLNQFLEEKLLQMVDKMKSEKSQLTKDIATISVRLAESKHNYSMLQKENERYKNDMNLAIQLLQCKPDNFVSQKLDNLPIDTQARVSQYVMSKTAKSAGSTQSKNGNDIDTFDASEYEFNISASLMSKILEDSIQDSVTKHCDTCSCSKSQNKPFCYNESYYTVSTQTVLSGEIKNNLCLNCNAEIKSMHSGLSVRSHSPPGIRLVNDRISHSALYIMPQNSLSEQEETREHIVENTKPNNVINDMIKSEDKLKLNKDVQREVLLNVEDDFKLRKNSVNMEPSVHHKLCDRTKTSISSKKSSIHSVGNDMLRDVPNYKEIKPKTPVLQVEDVNERKNSHSSMGAASRTSSIAKSTVSTHKSNTQVGPGPRFCHLRMQAGSKNILLDNAEPDVPPVLYRRQSKCNENSIFKDLNDCLDNFIDLDKNNDDAKSDIIKHDNVVVESTLIDVHVDNNNKEASMSVKSNPINPVLLNVSSSPLQPLKTHNFSNNSEYNNNSQLGSQHNAAEIDNLLNDFNLDSNNTQNNTDLTIDISKKVDVASPNENQEIKIFNFDRYEQDKANEYKRPIKKIDMSQLHSIESTKISKDFPPVGAEEDQNKRAEVVKPTLPNIVNVYPNLTQTHLKVNESKKVFTNEQSTSSLSSDDSAALLQKQQLLRVAEWVEKNLEQQNNLNDPLEDECSFTTRAMRRDSKINRLTETLNELALNMPHPVSKYSKMYTKEPRNNWPNNIVTGQNMNQDKAMKQSDLNPKVVNNIVKETIFPVECGDETVTEINDNSNVYRRSGIADIDVRKELRDALKNKGQKEISPEDLARMEYNVKKFLLSGPHWVNSGSGSRSRRTSSKTETDV
- the LOC117989501 gene encoding putative mediator of RNA polymerase II transcription subunit 29 isoform X3, whose product is MVDKMKSEKSQLTKDIATISVRLAESKHNYSMLQKENERYKNDMNLAIQLLQCKPDNFVSQKLDNLPIDTQARVSQYVMSKTAKSAGSTQSKNGNDIDTFDASEYEFNISASLMSKILEDSIQDSVTKHCDTCSCSKSQNKPFCYNESYYTVSTQTVLSGEIKNNLCLNCNAEIKSMHSGLSVRSHSPPGIRLVNDRISHSALYIMPQNSLSEQEETREHIVENTKPNNVINDMIKSEDKLKLNKDVQREVLLNVEDDFKLRKNSVNMEPSVHHKLCDRTKTSISSKKSSIHSVGNDMLRDVPNYKEIKPKTPVLQVEDVNERKNSHSSMGAASRTSSIAKSTVSTHKSNTQVGPGPRFCHLRMQAGSKNILLDNAEPDVPPVLYRRQSKCNENSIFKDLNDCLDNFIDLDKNNDDAKSDIIKHDNVVVESTLIDVHVDNNNKEASMSVKSNPINPVLLNVSSSPLQPLKTHNFSNNSEYNNNSQLGSQHNAAEIDNLLNDFNLDSNNTQNNTDLTIDISKKVDVASPNENQEIKIFNFDRYEQDKANEYKRPIKKIDMSQLHSIESTKISKDFPPVGAEEDQNKRAEVVKPTLPNIVNVYPNLTQTHLKVNESKKVFTNEQSTSSLSSDDSAALLQKQQLLRVAEWVEKNLEQQNNLNDPLEDECSFTTRAMRRDSKINRLTETLNELALNMPHPVSKYSKMYTKEPRNNWPNNIVTGQNMNQDKAMKQSDLNPKVVNNIVKETIFPVECGDETVTEINDNSNVYRRSGIADIDVRKELRDALKNKGQKEISPEDLARMEYNVKKFLLSGPHWVNSGSGSRSRRTSSKTETDV